Proteins from a single region of Paenibacillus sp. BIHB 4019:
- a CDS encoding PIN/TRAM domain-containing protein, with protein MVRRIIQLIGIMLGAMAGRELHSMTSLSGLWAEPSIGMLEHSGTYYMNVGIGALCGVILATLAANPLIRLMQRGAEQTSAMPVKDLLASAAGLFVGLLLSVLLYPAVSDIGGIGVMLPAIMALLFGYLGVRIAWNKRDELTEKLIELWNQRKAAPAIDETSGFEEHKILDTSVIIDGRIADICKTGFIEGTLVIPEFVLEELQHIADSSDLLKRNRGRRGLDILNKIQKELDVRVLIYEGDFEEISEVDSKLVKLAKALHGKVVTNDFNLNKVCELQGVSVLNINDLANAVKPVVLPGEEIIVQVIKDGKEHGQGVAYLDDGTMIVVEGGREYIGTTMEVLVTSVLQTSAGRMIFAKPKLLEKAQ; from the coding sequence CATTCAATTAATTGGAATAATGTTAGGTGCAATGGCAGGACGCGAGCTTCACAGCATGACCAGTTTATCGGGATTATGGGCTGAGCCATCTATTGGGATGCTTGAGCATTCCGGCACTTATTACATGAATGTCGGAATCGGCGCATTGTGCGGGGTCATTCTCGCGACCTTGGCAGCAAATCCGCTCATTCGTTTAATGCAGCGTGGTGCGGAGCAGACTTCGGCTATGCCGGTCAAGGATCTGCTTGCTAGTGCAGCAGGATTGTTCGTAGGGCTGCTGCTGTCGGTGCTGTTGTACCCGGCGGTGTCGGACATTGGAGGCATAGGTGTTATGCTGCCGGCCATTATGGCGCTGCTCTTCGGCTATCTGGGCGTGCGCATTGCTTGGAACAAGCGGGATGAGCTGACGGAAAAGCTGATTGAGCTGTGGAACCAGCGCAAAGCGGCTCCTGCTATCGATGAGACGAGCGGGTTCGAGGAGCATAAGATTTTGGATACGAGCGTCATTATTGATGGGCGGATCGCCGACATTTGCAAAACCGGCTTTATTGAGGGAACGCTGGTCATTCCTGAATTTGTGCTGGAGGAGCTGCAGCATATTGCCGATTCTTCGGACTTGCTCAAGCGCAACCGCGGCCGCCGGGGGCTGGACATTTTAAACAAAATCCAGAAAGAGCTTGATGTGCGCGTGCTTATCTATGAAGGAGATTTCGAGGAAATCAGCGAGGTGGACAGCAAGCTGGTGAAGCTGGCGAAGGCGCTGCATGGCAAAGTGGTAACGAATGATTTTAACCTGAATAAGGTGTGCGAGCTGCAAGGCGTATCTGTGCTCAACATTAACGATTTGGCGAATGCGGTGAAGCCAGTTGTGCTGCCGGGCGAAGAAATTATTGTGCAGGTCATTAAGGACGGCAAGGAGCATGGACAGGGTGTCGCTTATCTCGACGATGGCACGATGATCGTAGTAGAAGGCGGACGCGAATATATCGGCACAACGATGGAAGTGCTTGTAACGAGCGTGCTGCAAACATCTGCGGGACGGATGATTTTCGCAAAGCCGAAGCTGTTGGAAAAAGCACAGTAA
- the ispD gene encoding 2-C-methyl-D-erythritol 4-phosphate cytidylyltransferase → MGAKWGVVVVAAGRGSRMGTKESKQYLEMQGKPIIVHTLELFASLDNLAEIIVVVGADDVGRVGELVKRFGIAKVKAVVAGGSERQHSVYSGIQALSPAIEWVMVHDGVRPLVTAAAVGACCSVAEREGAAVLAVPVKDTIKQVGDNGLIVSTPDRRSLWAIQTPQAFRRELLVRAHELAHAEGFLGTDDAMVVERMGAPVAVAEGDYTNIKITTPEDLPWAEFLLAKRERGER, encoded by the coding sequence ATGGGGGCAAAATGGGGAGTTGTCGTCGTCGCGGCCGGACGCGGTTCGCGAATGGGGACAAAAGAAAGCAAGCAGTACCTGGAAATGCAGGGCAAGCCGATCATTGTACATACGCTTGAGCTGTTTGCTTCGCTTGATAACCTTGCTGAAATTATCGTCGTTGTCGGCGCTGATGATGTGGGGCGCGTGGGAGAGCTGGTCAAGCGCTTTGGCATTGCCAAGGTGAAGGCAGTTGTTGCAGGCGGCAGCGAAAGGCAGCACTCGGTGTACAGCGGCATTCAGGCGCTTTCGCCTGCGATAGAGTGGGTCATGGTGCATGATGGCGTGCGGCCGCTTGTGACGGCAGCTGCGGTCGGCGCCTGCTGCTCTGTGGCGGAGCGTGAAGGAGCGGCTGTGCTGGCAGTACCAGTGAAGGATACGATTAAACAGGTGGGCGATAACGGCTTGATCGTATCGACGCCTGACCGCCGAAGCTTGTGGGCGATTCAAACGCCGCAGGCTTTTCGTCGTGAACTGCTTGTGCGTGCGCATGAGCTGGCCCATGCAGAGGGTTTTCTGGGGACGGACGACGCGATGGTTGTCGAGCGAATGGGCGCACCGGTTGCCGTAGCGGAAGGCGATTATACAAATATAAAAATTACGACGCCTGAAGACTTGCCATGGGCGGAGTTTTTGCTCGCAAAGCGGGAGAGAGGGGAACGCTGA
- the ispF gene encoding 2-C-methyl-D-erythritol 2,4-cyclodiphosphate synthase → MIRVGQGFDVHQLVEGRPCIIGGVTIPYEKGLLGHSDADVLLHAITDAILGALALGDIGKHFPDTDPEFKDADSLKLLVNIWGLVKERGYKLGNIDSTIIAQRPKMLPFIPQMAEIIAGALEADVSQVNVKATTTEQLGFTGRGEGIAAQSVVCLIKDVI, encoded by the coding sequence ATGATTCGTGTAGGACAAGGCTTTGACGTTCATCAATTGGTAGAAGGCAGGCCGTGCATTATCGGCGGTGTAACCATTCCATATGAAAAAGGGCTGCTAGGGCATTCCGATGCCGACGTGCTGCTGCATGCGATTACCGATGCGATTTTGGGCGCATTGGCGCTGGGCGATATCGGGAAGCATTTTCCCGATACGGACCCTGAGTTCAAGGATGCGGACAGCTTGAAGCTGCTTGTAAATATTTGGGGACTCGTCAAGGAGCGCGGCTATAAGCTGGGCAACATTGACTCGACCATTATTGCACAGCGTCCCAAGATGCTGCCCTTTATTCCGCAAATGGCGGAAATTATCGCAGGCGCCTTGGAGGCAGATGTGTCCCAGGTGAATGTGAAGGCGACGACGACGGAGCAGCTCGGCTTCACCGGACGAGGCGAAGGAATTGCGGCGCAATCCGTTGTTTGCCTGATTAAAGATGTGATATAA
- the gltX gene encoding glutamate--tRNA ligase, with protein MTQEIRVRYAPSPTGHLHIGNARTALFNYLYARNLGGKFIIRIEDTDVKRNIAGGEESQLTYLKWLGIDWDESIDVGGDYGPYRQTERLDIYEKYWQDLLDRGLAYRCYCTEEELEREREEQTARGETPRYSGLHRNLTDEQRTAFEAEGRVPSIRFRVPEGRTYKFDDVVKGEISFDTAETGDFVIVKKDGIPTYNFAVALDDHLMKISHVLRGEDHISNTPRQLMIYEAFGWEPPRFGHMTLIVNETRKKLSKRDESIIQFIEQYDSLGYLPEAMFNFITLLGWSPEGEQEIFTREQLIEVFNAERLSKSPAVFDTQKLSWMNNEYLKKTDLARVVEMCLPHLVKAGRVSEQLDEAGRAWVSSLVALYQDKLRYAAEIVPHTEIFFQEAAQDEEEATTVLAEEQVPVVLAAFLAQVEATPAEAFDEGSVKASIKTVQKDTGFKGKQLFMPIRAALTGQTHGPDLNQSIVLLGQAKVIARLNERLGR; from the coding sequence ATGACACAAGAAATTCGCGTACGATACGCACCGTCGCCGACGGGGCATCTGCATATTGGAAATGCAAGAACGGCCTTATTTAATTATTTATATGCCCGCAATTTGGGCGGAAAGTTTATTATCCGCATCGAAGATACGGATGTGAAGCGCAATATTGCCGGCGGAGAAGAAAGCCAGCTCACTTATTTGAAATGGCTCGGCATTGACTGGGATGAAAGCATCGACGTTGGCGGCGACTACGGTCCTTACCGTCAGACGGAGCGTCTTGATATTTACGAAAAATATTGGCAGGATTTGCTGGATCGCGGCCTGGCTTACCGCTGCTACTGCACCGAAGAGGAGCTGGAGCGTGAGCGCGAGGAGCAGACAGCCCGGGGCGAAACGCCGCGTTATTCCGGACTGCATCGCAATCTGACAGATGAGCAGCGCACGGCATTTGAGGCAGAAGGCCGCGTGCCAAGCATTCGTTTCCGCGTGCCGGAAGGCCGCACCTACAAATTTGACGATGTCGTAAAAGGGGAAATCAGCTTTGATACGGCGGAAACAGGCGATTTTGTCATTGTGAAAAAAGATGGCATCCCGACGTACAACTTTGCCGTTGCGCTGGATGACCACCTGATGAAAATTAGCCACGTGCTGCGGGGCGAAGACCACATTTCCAACACGCCGCGCCAATTGATGATTTATGAAGCATTTGGCTGGGAGCCGCCTCGCTTTGGTCATATGACGCTGATCGTTAACGAAACTCGCAAAAAGCTCAGCAAGCGCGATGAGTCGATTATCCAATTCATTGAGCAATACGATTCGCTGGGCTATTTGCCAGAGGCGATGTTCAACTTTATTACGCTGCTCGGCTGGTCGCCGGAAGGCGAGCAGGAGATCTTCACCCGTGAGCAATTAATTGAAGTATTCAATGCTGAGCGTCTCAGCAAAAGCCCGGCCGTATTCGATACGCAGAAGCTGAGCTGGATGAACAATGAATACTTGAAGAAAACAGATTTGGCGCGCGTCGTCGAGATGTGCCTGCCGCATTTGGTTAAAGCTGGCCGCGTATCTGAGCAGTTGGATGAAGCTGGCCGCGCATGGGTGAGCAGTCTCGTAGCGTTGTACCAGGACAAGCTGCGTTATGCAGCGGAAATCGTACCGCATACCGAGATTTTCTTCCAAGAGGCTGCCCAAGATGAAGAAGAAGCGACGACTGTGCTTGCAGAAGAGCAGGTGCCTGTCGTGCTTGCGGCTTTCCTCGCACAAGTAGAAGCAACTCCAGCCGAGGCATTTGATGAAGGCAGCGTGAAGGCTTCCATTAAAACGGTGCAAAAGGATACCGGCTTCAAAGGCAAACAGCTGTTTATGCCTATCCGTGCCGCTTTGACCGGACAGACGCATGGACCGGACTTGAACCAATCCATCGTGCTGCTTGGCCAAGCGAAAGTCATCGCGAGACTGAACGAGCGGTTGGGCCGCTAG
- the cysE gene encoding serine O-acetyltransferase, with product MFRHIRSDIEAVFENDPAARSRFEVVFTYSGLHAIWAHRAAHYFFRHKWFTVARIISQFSRFMTGIEIHPGATIGERLFIDHGMGIVIGETCEIGNDVVIYQGVTLGGTGKEKGKRHPTIGNNVVIGSGSKVLGSFKIGDNSNVGSNAVVLREVPPNCTVVGNPGRVVKRNGERVKDRLEHNQLPDPVIEMLRDMQNEIDRLKTELKELREPVTGGEYRK from the coding sequence ATGTTTCGCCATATTCGTTCAGATATTGAAGCGGTATTCGAAAATGATCCGGCCGCCAGAAGTCGCTTTGAGGTCGTCTTCACTTATTCCGGCCTGCATGCGATTTGGGCGCATCGGGCAGCGCATTATTTTTTTCGTCACAAATGGTTTACGGTTGCGCGTATCATATCTCAATTCAGCCGTTTTATGACGGGCATTGAAATTCACCCAGGCGCTACGATTGGCGAACGGCTGTTCATCGACCACGGGATGGGCATTGTCATCGGCGAAACATGCGAAATTGGCAATGATGTCGTCATTTATCAAGGGGTCACGCTTGGCGGTACGGGCAAGGAGAAGGGCAAGCGCCATCCGACCATCGGCAACAATGTCGTTATTGGCTCGGGCTCGAAGGTGCTGGGATCGTTCAAAATTGGCGATAATTCAAATGTAGGCTCGAATGCCGTTGTGCTGCGCGAGGTACCGCCTAATTGTACGGTTGTTGGCAACCCCGGCAGAGTGGTGAAACGAAATGGCGAGCGGGTGAAGGACAGATTGGAGCACAACCAGCTGCCTGACCCGGTTATCGAAATGCTGCGGGATATGCAAAATGAAATTGATCGTTTGAAAACAGAGTTGAAAGAGCTCAGGGAGCCTGTAACTGGAGGGGAATATCGAAAATGA
- the cysS gene encoding cysteine--tRNA ligase, with protein sequence MTLHLYNTLTRTKEAFESQEPDKVKMYVCGPTVYDYIHVGNARPVIFFDVVRRYLESTGYEVDYVVNFTDVDDKLIRKAEELGSTVPEVAETFIAAFNADLEALAVHKATLSPRVTEHIPEIVEFIQGLLDKDIAYESEGDIYFRTAKFEDYGKLSHQNLEELQFGIRIEVGDRKENPQDFVLWKGAKPGEIFWETPWGPGRPGWHIECSAMARKYLGDTLDIHGGGHDLQFPHHECEVAQSEALTGKPLANYWMHNGYINIDNVKISKSLGNGISVHELVKQVKPQAIRYFVLSGHYRSPLNFNEEALKQAVNSVERIANSASNLRHRLQVLESAEQTGAAVAAFELDARLAEIMSVFESKMDDDFNTPDAITAVFDLVGEANQYLNRADVSAEGVQAFLDVLEQMDEVLGLIPPQSAEADLLDEEIEQLIVERTEARQSKNWARADEIRDLLTEKGIALEDTPQGIRWRRL encoded by the coding sequence ATGACGCTACATCTATATAACACGCTGACCCGCACGAAGGAAGCTTTTGAATCGCAGGAGCCGGATAAAGTTAAAATGTACGTTTGCGGGCCGACGGTATACGATTATATTCACGTTGGAAATGCAAGGCCGGTTATTTTCTTCGATGTCGTTCGGAGATATTTGGAGAGCACAGGTTATGAGGTTGATTATGTAGTCAACTTTACGGACGTGGATGATAAATTGATCCGCAAAGCGGAAGAGCTGGGATCTACCGTTCCAGAAGTGGCAGAGACCTTCATCGCGGCATTCAATGCGGATCTCGAAGCGCTTGCGGTGCATAAGGCAACGCTGAGCCCGCGCGTAACGGAGCATATTCCGGAAATCGTCGAATTTATTCAAGGCCTGCTGGACAAAGACATCGCTTATGAGAGCGAAGGCGATATTTATTTCCGCACCGCGAAGTTCGAGGACTATGGCAAGCTGTCGCATCAAAATCTGGAGGAGCTGCAATTCGGCATTCGGATTGAGGTAGGCGACCGCAAGGAGAATCCGCAGGATTTTGTGCTGTGGAAAGGGGCAAAGCCAGGCGAGATTTTCTGGGAAACTCCTTGGGGACCGGGCCGTCCCGGCTGGCATATCGAATGCTCGGCGATGGCGCGCAAATATCTCGGAGACACGCTTGATATTCATGGCGGCGGACACGACTTGCAGTTCCCGCATCATGAATGCGAGGTTGCACAATCGGAAGCATTAACGGGCAAGCCACTCGCGAATTATTGGATGCATAACGGCTATATTAACATTGATAATGTGAAAATTTCCAAGTCGCTTGGCAACGGAATCTCCGTACATGAGCTTGTAAAGCAAGTGAAGCCGCAAGCCATTCGTTATTTTGTTTTGTCGGGACACTATCGCAGCCCGCTTAATTTCAATGAAGAAGCGCTGAAGCAAGCAGTGAACAGCGTGGAGCGCATCGCGAACAGCGCATCCAATTTGCGCCATCGCCTGCAAGTGCTGGAGAGCGCGGAGCAGACGGGAGCTGCGGTTGCGGCGTTCGAGCTTGATGCTCGCTTGGCGGAAATTATGAGCGTATTTGAATCGAAAATGGACGATGATTTCAATACGCCGGATGCGATTACCGCAGTCTTTGATCTGGTTGGCGAAGCGAATCAATATTTGAATCGCGCAGATGTGAGTGCCGAGGGCGTGCAGGCTTTTCTGGATGTGCTGGAGCAAATGGACGAGGTGCTTGGCTTAATTCCGCCACAGTCGGCCGAAGCGGATCTGCTTGATGAGGAGATTGAGCAGCTGATTGTCGAAAGAACGGAAGCGCGCCAGTCGAAAAACTGGGCTAGAGCAGACGAAATTCGCGATTTGCTGACAGAGAAAGGCATCGCTCTTGAGGATACGCCGCAAGGCATCCGTTGGCGCCGCCTATGA
- a CDS encoding ribonuclease III domain-containing protein: MSEPHNSEALANDLLFYSPSKKTNLLNPVVLAYVGDSVFELLVRQYLVSLPNHKPHHLHREATGIVSAKAQRRILLEHWQPLLTEEEADVVRRGRNTKSGAPPKNADPADYRQATALECLVGYLYYEGRIQRLHELFACAIAAREDGEERPAQPAAPPTAAKKTKEGE, encoded by the coding sequence ATGAGTGAACCGCATAACAGCGAGGCGCTAGCGAACGATTTATTGTTTTACTCGCCTTCGAAAAAAACAAACCTGCTGAATCCCGTCGTGCTCGCCTATGTGGGCGACAGTGTGTTCGAGCTGCTGGTTCGCCAGTATTTGGTGTCGCTGCCGAATCACAAGCCGCATCACCTGCACCGCGAAGCGACGGGCATCGTCTCGGCCAAGGCGCAGCGGCGGATTTTGCTGGAGCACTGGCAGCCGCTGCTGACCGAGGAAGAGGCAGATGTGGTGCGGCGCGGACGCAATACGAAGTCAGGTGCGCCGCCAAAAAATGCTGACCCCGCCGATTATCGTCAAGCTACCGCGCTTGAATGTCTCGTTGGGTATTTATATTATGAAGGCCGCATTCAGCGCTTGCATGAGTTATTCGCCTGTGCGATTGCAGCAAGAGAAGACGGAGAGGAACGGCCGGCACAGCCAGCCGCCCCTCCCACCGCAGCCAAGAAAACAAAGGAGGGCGAATAA
- the rlmB gene encoding 23S rRNA (guanosine(2251)-2'-O)-methyltransferase RlmB, producing MTETTPQDEIIAGKHPVLEALRSGREINKIWIAEGAQKSMTQPITAEAKKSGIIVQFVDKRKLDGMAEGVQHQGVIAQAAAFRYAEIEEILEAARSRNETPFILLLDEIEDPHNLGSILRTAECTGVHGVIIPKRRAVGLTATVSKTSAGAAEYVPVARVTNLAQTIDRLKEEGIWIAGTDVSAKQEIYSMKFDMPLAVVIGNEGKGIGRLIKEKCDFLVKLPMQGQLNSLNASVAAGVFMYEVVRQRRSV from the coding sequence ATGACTGAGACTACCCCGCAAGATGAAATTATTGCTGGCAAGCATCCCGTACTGGAGGCGCTTCGTTCCGGGCGTGAAATCAATAAAATTTGGATCGCCGAAGGCGCCCAGAAGAGCATGACACAGCCGATTACGGCAGAGGCGAAAAAAAGCGGAATTATCGTGCAATTTGTCGATAAAAGGAAGCTTGATGGCATGGCCGAGGGCGTTCAGCATCAAGGCGTTATTGCGCAGGCGGCTGCTTTTCGCTACGCCGAGATTGAAGAAATATTAGAAGCGGCGCGCAGCCGCAATGAGACGCCTTTTATTTTGCTGCTGGATGAAATTGAGGACCCTCATAATTTGGGCTCCATTCTGCGGACCGCGGAATGCACCGGCGTTCATGGCGTTATTATTCCGAAGCGCCGCGCGGTCGGATTAACGGCTACCGTCTCCAAAACGTCGGCGGGAGCGGCGGAATATGTGCCGGTTGCCCGCGTGACAAACCTGGCGCAAACGATTGATCGGCTCAAGGAAGAAGGCATATGGATAGCAGGTACGGATGTCAGTGCCAAGCAGGAAATTTATTCGATGAAATTCGACATGCCGCTTGCTGTCGTCATCGGCAATGAAGGCAAAGGGATTGGCCGCCTCATCAAAGAAAAATGCGATTTTCTGGTGAAGCTTCCGATGCAGGGCCAGCTTAATTCGCTGAATGCCTCCGTTGCTGCGGGCGTGTTCATGTACGAAGTGGTTAGACAGCGCCGGAGCGTTTAA